Genomic DNA from Sphingobium sp. WTD-1:
TATCGAGGAAGTGCTGCGCTCCCACTCGCCGGTGCCGCACATGTGGCGCGTCGCCCTGGAGGACAGCCGGATCGGCGATGTCGACATTCCCAAGGGCGCCGTGCTGATGCTCAGCTATCTCGCGGGCAATCGCGATCCGGCGCAATGGAGCTGCCCAGCCGATTTCGAGCCGGGCCGCAAGGGTGGACGCAATCATCTCGCCTTTGGCCGCGGCATCCATTTCTGCATCGGCAACCAGCTCGCACGTGGCGAAATGCGCATCGCCATCCGCCGCCTGCTCGAACGGCTGCCGGCGATGCGCCTGTCACCCGATCATCCCGAACCGCAGTTCATCCCGCATTTCGCGATCCATGCGCTCGATCATCTGCACATTGTGTTCTGATCCCGAAACGACGACCATCGTCCCAGCCCCGATCCGCGCCAGGAGCCGCCATGAATTTCGACCATTATTCGCTGCTCAGTTTCGCCCGCGACGGGCGGGTGCTGACCATCACCATGAACCGCCCCGAATTGCTGAATGCGGTCAGCCATGCCCTGCATGAGGAAATGGCGCGGGTCTTCTTCGACGCGGCCGACGATCCCGACAGCGACGTCATCGTCCTGACCGGCGCGGGCAAGGCCTTTTCGGCCGGCGGCGATTTCGAATGGCTGGAACAGCAGGTGCAGGGCAATCGCGTGCCCTTCGTGCATGAGGCCAAGTCGATGCGCCGCATCGTCATGGGCCTGCTCGATTGCCCCAAGCCGGTGATCGCCAAGGTGAATGGCGATGCCATGGGCTTTGGCGCCTCGGTCGCGCTGCTGTGCGACATAGTGATCGCCGCCGACCATGCCCGGTTCGCCGACCCACATGTGAAGCTGGGCCTGGTCGCGGGGGATGGCGGCGCGCTGATCTGGCCGCAACTCATCGGCTTCACCAAGGCGAAACATTATCTGCTGACCGGCGAGCCGATCGGCGCGGTCGAGGCCGAGCGCTGCAACCTCATCACCTTCGCGATCCCCGCCGCAGAGCTGGACACTTACGTCGCCACCTATACCCAGAAGCTGGCGCGCGGCGCCCAGACGGCGATCCGCTACACCAAGTCGGTGACCAATATCGCGCTGCGCCAGCTCTTCAGTTCTGTGTTCGAGGCCGGCGTCGCCTATGAAGGGCTGGCGACCTACACCGCCGATTTCGGCGAGGCGGTCCATGCCGTGCTGGAAAAGCGTCGACCCAATTTCACCGGCCGATAGAGCGGGGGAAAATCGCGCGGCCCGTCACTTTCCTGCTTCCCCTCGACAATATGGTATGCCAACATATCATATATAGGCGACCATAAGAGAGTCGCCAGCGAGAGGATCAGCATGGCCGAGCAACTCGAAGCAAGATTGCGTCTGGCGTTGGACCGGCAGGAGATCGAGCATGTGCTCAAACTCTATTGCCGCGCCATCGACCGGTGCGACCTGGAATTGCTGCGCACCATCTATCATCCCGATGGCACCGACGATCATGGCAGCTTTTCGGGCAATGCGATGGAATTTGCCGAAACGATCATCCCGTCGCTGCGCGAGAGCATCCTCGACGGCATGCACACGGTCACCCATTGCACCATCGACGTCGACGGTGATTTCGCGACCTCCGAGGCCTATTATTGGGCCTATCAGCGCACACCGGGCGGCAAGGAAGCGGTAACCGGCTTCTTCGGCGACGACTATGCCGCCAAGGCCATTGCCGACGGCACGATCGAGGGCTGCCACGATTATTATTGCGGCGGCCGCTATATCGACCTGTTCGAGCGGCGCGACGGCCAGTGGAAGATCCTGCGCCGCAAGATCACCAATGAATGGAACGACATCCGCCCCAGCACGCGGATCAGCGATGCGGGCTATGTCGCCCATTACAACCTGCCCGGCCGCCGCGACCGGCAGGACCCCGTCTATCTCAACACCATCCCCGCGCGCGCCTGATCGCGCCCCAAGGAGACCGCCATGTCCCGCGATTATGACGTCATCATCATCGGTTCCGGCGCCGCCGGCATGTCCGCCGCGATCGAGGCACGCCAGGCCGGCGCCAGCGTGATGGTGGTGGAGGCCGACGACCATCTGGGCGGCGCCACCCGCAATTCCACCGGCGTCGTCTATGCCTGCAACACCAGCACGCAGCGCGAAAAGGGCATCAGCGACAGCGCCGATGCGACCTACGGCTATATCATGACGCTGAACCAGCATGCGGTGCGGCCCGACCTGATCCGCTATTATTGCGATGAAAGCGCGGCGATGCTGGAATGGCTGAAGGACAAGGGAGTCGAATTTCCCGCCAATATGCTGGTCCATTCCGATGTCACCGATATCCAGCGCGGCCATACCTGCAGCAGCTTCGGCCTCGGCATCGCCGACGCGCTCATCAACCGCGCCGGCGCGCTCGGCGTCGAAACCGCGCTCGGCACCCGCGTCGACGGGCTGATCGTCGA
This window encodes:
- a CDS encoding enoyl-CoA hydratase-related protein is translated as MNFDHYSLLSFARDGRVLTITMNRPELLNAVSHALHEEMARVFFDAADDPDSDVIVLTGAGKAFSAGGDFEWLEQQVQGNRVPFVHEAKSMRRIVMGLLDCPKPVIAKVNGDAMGFGASVALLCDIVIAADHARFADPHVKLGLVAGDGGALIWPQLIGFTKAKHYLLTGEPIGAVEAERCNLITFAIPAAELDTYVATYTQKLARGAQTAIRYTKSVTNIALRQLFSSVFEAGVAYEGLATYTADFGEAVHAVLEKRRPNFTGR
- a CDS encoding nuclear transport factor 2 family protein produces the protein MAEQLEARLRLALDRQEIEHVLKLYCRAIDRCDLELLRTIYHPDGTDDHGSFSGNAMEFAETIIPSLRESILDGMHTVTHCTIDVDGDFATSEAYYWAYQRTPGGKEAVTGFFGDDYAAKAIADGTIEGCHDYYCGGRYIDLFERRDGQWKILRRKITNEWNDIRPSTRISDAGYVAHYNLPGRRDRQDPVYLNTIPARA